A stretch of Halosimplex halophilum DNA encodes these proteins:
- a CDS encoding helix-turn-helix domain-containing protein, whose product MKRTRITIHPEESELPQTFDDVTEADDQPVQVEVINWNVTTTPVAFLLRLSGDVDRFETALENDDAITEYELLRESERESYCFVSGIGTSDARALWENFKRGSLMTVPPATWNADGSYTFTLVGRESDIQTAIERVPPTVRVEIESVGGTQVSAEQIRHRLTERQRTAVQAGLELGYYSTPREATTEDIADVLDCGVSTAAEHLRKAESKLVQGLFRD is encoded by the coding sequence ATGAAGCGGACCCGGATTACGATCCATCCCGAGGAATCCGAGCTACCGCAGACGTTCGACGACGTGACGGAAGCCGATGACCAACCTGTCCAGGTCGAGGTGATCAACTGGAACGTAACGACAACGCCGGTGGCGTTCTTGCTCCGTCTCTCCGGCGACGTCGACCGGTTCGAAACCGCACTCGAAAACGACGACGCCATCACAGAATACGAACTGCTCCGAGAATCTGAGCGCGAGAGCTATTGCTTCGTGTCCGGTATTGGGACCTCCGATGCCCGTGCTCTCTGGGAAAACTTCAAGCGCGGGAGTCTGATGACGGTACCCCCGGCGACGTGGAACGCCGACGGGAGCTATACGTTCACGCTCGTGGGTCGTGAGTCCGATATCCAGACGGCTATCGAACGCGTCCCGCCAACGGTTCGGGTCGAGATCGAGTCGGTCGGCGGCACGCAGGTCAGCGCCGAACAAATTCGCCATCGTCTGACCGAGCGGCAACGCACTGCGGTGCAGGCTGGCCTCGAACTCGGGTATTACAGCACGCCCCGCGAGGCGACAACTGAGGACATTGCAGACGTGTTAGACTGTGGAGTATCGACCGCAGCTGAGCACCTCCGAAAGGCCGAATCGAAACTCGTTCAGGGTCTATTCAGGGACTGA
- a CDS encoding TRASH domain-containing protein: protein MECAQCGKPITGDGISVTVEERRYYPCCSSCESMFKEEYETL from the coding sequence ATCGAGTGCGCCCAGTGTGGAAAGCCGATCACCGGGGACGGGATCTCGGTGACGGTCGAGGAGCGACGATACTATCCCTGCTGTTCGTCGTGCGAGTCGATGTTCAAAGAAGAGTACGAGACATTATAG
- a CDS encoding RNA-guided endonuclease InsQ/TnpB family protein, with protein MANRVTRTYVASIRNHRQVRNDLDLLGFAASKLWNIARWTCDRIWHETGTIPDHGVLKAYLKSHERYADLNAQSSQAILEELAEAFDSWYALRGNGDENANPPGYRKHGDDHPRSTVTFKEDGFKHDSDHNRIRLSKGRNLKDGRRDFILCEYAADPDVTVQNVQQVRAVWTGTEWELHIVCNVEVDNPDPPGDRVAGIDLGICNFAAVAVGDDALLYPGGALKEDEYYFQKERAKCDDSSSRRAHRLDRKRDERRTHFFHAVSKDIVTECAARNVGTIAVGDLTGIREGADWGDHGNLDLHGWAFDRFTEMLEYKAAERGISVERVDERETSKSCGSCGTTDDSQRVERGLYVCEACGLVANADVNGAENIRQKVLPTLACDGGDRDTGWMAQPAVRLFDKSTGRVAPQEQVTREP; from the coding sequence ATGGCGAATCGGGTCACTCGCACCTACGTTGCGTCCATTCGCAACCACCGGCAGGTGCGTAACGATCTCGATTTGCTCGGGTTCGCAGCCTCGAAACTCTGGAATATCGCCCGGTGGACGTGTGACCGCATCTGGCACGAAACCGGGACGATACCAGACCACGGTGTTCTCAAAGCGTACCTCAAGAGTCACGAACGCTACGCGGATTTGAACGCACAATCCAGTCAGGCAATTCTCGAAGAATTGGCTGAGGCGTTCGACTCGTGGTACGCACTCCGTGGAAACGGTGACGAAAACGCGAACCCGCCCGGCTACCGCAAGCACGGCGACGACCACCCGCGCTCGACAGTCACGTTCAAAGAGGACGGGTTCAAGCACGACTCCGACCACAACCGGATTCGACTCTCGAAGGGTCGAAACCTGAAAGATGGACGGCGAGACTTCATCCTCTGTGAGTACGCCGCTGACCCGGATGTGACCGTCCAGAACGTCCAGCAGGTCCGGGCGGTCTGGACCGGCACCGAATGGGAGCTGCACATCGTCTGCAATGTCGAGGTTGACAACCCGGACCCACCCGGTGACCGAGTAGCAGGTATCGACCTCGGCATCTGCAACTTCGCCGCCGTTGCAGTTGGCGACGACGCGTTACTGTATCCCGGTGGCGCGCTCAAAGAGGATGAGTACTACTTCCAGAAGGAGCGAGCGAAGTGCGACGACAGTTCCTCCCGACGAGCACACCGACTGGACCGGAAGCGCGACGAGCGCCGGACACACTTCTTTCACGCTGTCTCGAAGGACATCGTAACTGAGTGTGCCGCCCGAAACGTCGGGACGATCGCCGTGGGCGACCTGACTGGTATCCGTGAGGGCGCCGATTGGGGCGATCACGGCAACCTTGACCTGCATGGATGGGCGTTCGACAGGTTCACGGAGATGTTGGAATACAAAGCCGCTGAACGCGGTATCAGCGTTGAGCGTGTAGATGAGCGTGAGACGTCCAAATCCTGTGGGTCGTGTGGGACCACCGACGACAGCCAGCGCGTCGAGCGCGGACTGTACGTCTGTGAGGCGTGTGGACTGGTCGCCAACGCCGACGTGAACGGAGCCGAGAACATCCGGCAGAAGGTACTCCCGACTCTCGCCTGTGACGGGGGAGATAGGGATACCGGCTGGATGGCACAGCCAGCGGTGCGCCTGTTCGACAAATCCACGGGGCGAGTAGCCCCACAAGAACAGGTGACCCGCGAACCATAA
- a CDS encoding potassium channel family protein: protein MNLAYLFLGTSFLVLVVIDLLWTTLWVEGGAGPLTTRLMSWTWRLLRRVAGHRPRVLSLAGPIVLVLSLTVWICLLWFGWTFLFAGGESTLMDTRDPGPIAWTERFYFVGYSVFTMGNGDFTPRDGLWQIVTGLTTASGMLFVTLSVTYVLNVLGAVTQKRSLASSIHGLGGGSTEILERSWDGDSFQGLEVPLNSISGQLDTLTSNHKAYPILHYFYTPQTEQAPVTNIAVLDEGLTLLEFGVSEQDRPSEIAIGQARSSVQDYLNTLDTAFVEPAQRTPPAPALGVLRDSGIPTVSDQQFDESLDSIDDRRRTLLGLIEADERRWPLSDRQ, encoded by the coding sequence ATGAATCTCGCTTACCTCTTTCTCGGCACGTCGTTTCTCGTTCTGGTCGTCATCGATCTACTGTGGACGACGCTCTGGGTCGAAGGTGGGGCCGGTCCGCTTACGACTCGACTGATGAGCTGGACGTGGCGGTTGCTTCGAAGGGTAGCAGGTCACCGACCCCGAGTGCTTTCGCTCGCCGGACCAATAGTTCTCGTACTCAGTCTCACTGTCTGGATCTGTCTTCTGTGGTTCGGCTGGACGTTCCTCTTCGCCGGCGGAGAGAGCACGCTGATGGATACTCGTGATCCGGGCCCCATCGCTTGGACGGAGCGGTTCTACTTCGTGGGCTATTCGGTCTTCACGATGGGGAACGGCGATTTCACCCCGCGGGACGGCCTCTGGCAGATCGTCACCGGCCTCACGACCGCCAGCGGGATGCTCTTCGTGACGCTGAGCGTGACGTACGTGCTCAACGTCCTCGGTGCGGTCACGCAGAAACGGTCGCTCGCCAGTAGCATCCACGGCCTTGGCGGGGGGAGTACCGAAATTCTTGAGCGAAGCTGGGACGGTGACTCGTTCCAGGGACTGGAAGTACCGCTCAACTCGATTTCCGGCCAGCTCGATACCCTCACGTCGAACCACAAGGCGTACCCGATCCTTCACTACTTCTACACGCCGCAGACAGAACAGGCACCGGTGACGAATATTGCCGTGCTCGATGAGGGGCTGACTCTTCTAGAATTCGGGGTCTCGGAACAGGATCGTCCAAGTGAAATCGCCATCGGCCAGGCCCGATCGAGTGTTCAGGACTACCTGAACACGCTCGACACAGCATTTGTCGAACCGGCCCAACGGACGCCTCCGGCTCCAGCGCTCGGCGTCCTTCGAGACAGCGGGATCCCGACGGTATCGGACCAGCAGTTCGACGAGTCGCTCGATTCGATCGACGATCGCCGGCGGACACTACTGGGACTCATCGAAGCCGACGAACGGCGCTGGCCCCTCTCAGATCGTCAGTGA
- a CDS encoding copper-translocating P-type ATPase → MDDHSHHDTENGEESGDSADSRTEQSMIEEEADDTAEVESAIEEKHDHHTGHEAGGHDHGEGHGDHGGMHAGHEQMFRRRFFVSTLLSIPVLLYSEFLQTQLGFTVPVFPGSEWINPVFAVVVFAYGGVPFLRMAVPELKDRAPGMMTLISMAITVAFVYSLASVVFPTQSAFFWELVTLIDIMLLGHWIEMRSVRRASSALDELAKLMPDTAERLTESGGTEEVPVSDLSEGDLVLVRPGASVPADGVVEEGDSDVNEAMITGESKPVSKEPGDEVIGGTVNGDGSLRVRIDATGDETTLAGIMRLVEEAQESESKTQALADRAAGWLFYVALGAAVVTGIAWTIATTFDAAVIERVVTVLVIACPHALGLAIPLVVAINTSLAARNGMLIRDRIAMEDARNLDAIIFDKTGTLTQGEHGVVGTATVDGVDEDEALELAAAVEGDSEHMIARAIREAAAERGIDAPDAVDFEAMKGRGVRAIVDGREVYVGGPNLLDHLDSDVPDELRTFADEAGENAQTVVYLVRDGELLAAFAMADVIREESYAVVDALHDLDIEVAMLTGDSRDVAEAVADELGIDTVFAEVLPDDKDKKVQELQDQGKLVGMVGDGVNDAPALTRADVGIAIGSGTDVAVQSADVILVQNNPMDVVRLVKLSNASYRKMQENIVWAAGYNVIAIPLAAGVLAPIGVLLSPAIGALLMSLSTVIVAINAQLLRRVDLSVPSLSGISAGEQARPAN, encoded by the coding sequence ATGGACGACCACTCCCACCACGATACGGAGAACGGAGAGGAAAGCGGAGATTCAGCCGACTCGCGGACGGAACAGTCGATGATCGAGGAGGAGGCCGACGACACCGCCGAGGTTGAATCGGCGATCGAGGAGAAACACGACCACCACACGGGACACGAAGCAGGTGGTCACGACCACGGCGAGGGTCACGGTGACCACGGTGGGATGCACGCCGGCCACGAACAGATGTTCCGACGGCGCTTTTTTGTCTCGACGCTACTCTCGATCCCCGTCCTCCTCTACAGCGAGTTCCTCCAGACCCAACTCGGCTTCACAGTGCCGGTATTTCCGGGCAGCGAGTGGATCAATCCCGTCTTCGCGGTCGTCGTCTTTGCCTACGGTGGGGTCCCGTTCCTCCGGATGGCAGTGCCGGAACTGAAAGACCGGGCGCCGGGGATGATGACGCTCATCTCGATGGCGATCACCGTCGCGTTCGTCTACAGCCTCGCAAGCGTCGTCTTCCCCACCCAGTCGGCGTTCTTCTGGGAACTGGTGACCCTGATCGACATCATGTTGCTAGGCCACTGGATCGAGATGCGGTCCGTCCGGCGTGCGTCGAGCGCCCTCGACGAACTGGCGAAGCTCATGCCGGACACCGCCGAGCGGCTCACCGAGTCCGGAGGCACCGAGGAAGTACCAGTCAGCGACCTCTCGGAGGGCGACCTCGTCTTAGTGCGGCCCGGCGCGAGCGTCCCCGCTGACGGCGTCGTCGAAGAAGGCGATTCAGACGTGAACGAGGCCATGATAACCGGGGAGTCGAAACCAGTCTCGAAGGAACCCGGCGACGAGGTCATCGGCGGGACGGTCAACGGCGACGGGAGTCTCCGGGTGCGGATCGACGCCACGGGTGACGAGACGACGCTGGCGGGGATCATGCGCCTCGTCGAGGAGGCACAGGAGAGCGAATCGAAGACGCAGGCCCTCGCAGACCGAGCCGCCGGGTGGCTGTTCTACGTCGCCCTCGGCGCCGCCGTCGTCACGGGAATCGCCTGGACGATCGCGACCACGTTCGACGCGGCTGTCATCGAACGAGTCGTCACCGTCCTCGTCATCGCGTGCCCGCACGCACTCGGCCTCGCGATCCCGCTCGTGGTCGCAATCAACACGTCGCTCGCCGCCCGCAATGGGATGCTCATTCGCGACCGGATCGCGATGGAGGACGCGCGAAACCTCGACGCGATCATCTTCGACAAGACGGGAACGCTCACGCAAGGCGAACACGGTGTTGTCGGGACGGCCACTGTCGACGGCGTGGACGAAGACGAAGCGCTCGAACTCGCCGCCGCAGTCGAAGGCGACTCCGAGCACATGATCGCCCGTGCCATCAGGGAGGCCGCCGCTGAGCGAGGAATCGATGCCCCTGACGCTGTCGACTTCGAGGCGATGAAGGGCCGAGGGGTTCGCGCCATCGTCGATGGTCGGGAGGTCTACGTCGGCGGCCCGAACCTCCTCGACCATCTCGACAGCGACGTTCCCGACGAGTTGCGGACCTTTGCCGACGAGGCCGGCGAAAATGCCCAGACTGTGGTCTATCTAGTCAGGGATGGAGAACTGCTCGCGGCGTTCGCGATGGCCGACGTTATCCGCGAAGAGAGTTACGCGGTCGTCGACGCGCTCCACGACTTAGACATCGAGGTGGCCATGCTGACGGGTGACTCTCGGGACGTGGCCGAGGCCGTCGCCGACGAATTGGGGATCGACACAGTCTTCGCCGAGGTACTGCCCGACGACAAGGACAAGAAAGTACAGGAGCTTCAGGACCAGGGCAAACTCGTCGGGATGGTCGGCGACGGCGTCAACGACGCGCCCGCGTTGACGCGAGCCGATGTGGGCATCGCCATCGGCAGCGGGACGGATGTTGCCGTGCAGTCGGCCGACGTCATCCTCGTCCAGAACAACCCGATGGATGTCGTCCGCCTCGTGAAGCTGAGCAACGCAAGCTACCGGAAGATGCAGGAGAACATCGTCTGGGCCGCCGGCTATAACGTCATCGCCATTCCGCTGGCCGCGGGCGTCCTCGCGCCGATCGGCGTCCTCCTGTCGCCCGCCATCGGCGCTCTCCTGATGTCATTGAGCACGGTCATCGTCGCGATCAACGCCCAGCTCCTCCGCCGTGTCGACCTCTCGGTCCCGAGTCTGTCGGGCATCTCGGCGGGCGAGCAGGCTCGTCCGGCGAACTAG
- a CDS encoding DUF411 domain-containing protein: protein MSSQRTRRQVLGAGVTALAIGLGGCLGGGRTATSGDDVSLEVGEVHQYSAPGCTCCSEYATFLGEQIDGTLTETTPDDVSAVKRRHGVPDELRSCHTLVVEDYVVEGHVPTAVIATLLDEEPAIDGVALPGMPAGSPGMGGSKQGPFTVHEFDDGRANGVYAEY, encoded by the coding sequence ATGAGTTCCCAACGGACGCGCCGGCAAGTTCTCGGGGCAGGCGTGACGGCCCTCGCTATCGGACTGGGGGGCTGTCTGGGCGGCGGTCGAACGGCTACATCAGGCGACGATGTTTCCCTCGAAGTCGGTGAGGTCCACCAGTACAGTGCCCCCGGCTGTACCTGTTGTTCGGAGTACGCGACGTTCCTCGGAGAGCAGATAGACGGGACGCTTACTGAAACCACACCTGACGATGTCTCGGCGGTCAAACGGCGACACGGCGTCCCTGACGAACTGCGGAGTTGCCACACGCTCGTGGTCGAGGACTACGTCGTCGAAGGGCACGTCCCCACAGCCGTCATTGCAACACTCCTAGATGAGGAACCCGCGATAGACGGCGTGGCATTGCCAGGGATGCCCGCAGGGTCGCCTGGGATGGGCGGGTCGAAGCAAGGACCGTTTACTGTCCACGAGTTCGATGACGGCCGGGCGAATGGTGTCTACGCGGAGTATTGA
- a CDS encoding DUF302 domain-containing protein has product MAYTIQTTSTGDFDRLVDATIDALESEGFGVLCDIDVQATLEEKLDEEFRQYRILGACNPSLALAGLNEEIELGALLPCNVIVYETDDGEIAVSAVNPAQLVGIADNDALGPIATDVRERFERVLESVGDGSGGSSDT; this is encoded by the coding sequence ATGGCATATACAATTCAGACGACGTCGACTGGAGACTTCGACCGTCTGGTTGACGCGACGATCGACGCACTCGAAAGCGAGGGATTCGGGGTGCTCTGTGACATCGACGTGCAAGCGACGCTCGAAGAGAAACTCGACGAGGAGTTCCGGCAGTATCGGATTCTCGGTGCGTGTAATCCCTCGCTAGCGCTGGCGGGGCTCAACGAGGAAATCGAACTCGGCGCACTCCTCCCGTGTAACGTCATCGTCTACGAAACCGACGACGGCGAGATCGCGGTGAGTGCCGTCAACCCAGCGCAACTCGTGGGCATAGCGGACAACGACGCGCTTGGTCCCATTGCGACCGACGTCCGGGAGCGATTCGAGCGCGTCTTAGAGAGTGTCGGCGACGGAAGCGGGGGCTCGTCGGACACCTGA
- a CDS encoding permease → MERTEYAILAVIALATVGIGVFTTSEPLSTFFVESTQEFLTTTAAMAWITWWALVIGFAIAGGVEAWTSNEEVSELLEGHGPREIGYGSLFGFVSSSCSYSAIATAKNLFKKGGSAAATLGAFMFASTNLVIEIGAVIWILLGWQFLLADIVGGITLIGLMAVGFVYVVPDEVVEQARQNVRDEGTEDVQDPVCGMEVDPDETDHSIEHDGRTYYFCSQSCKESFDPEAANTTVREKATSLSGWKALADKQWKEWGMLWDEIAIGFIFAGLIAGFIPDQVWTSVFSGATFGLPVYVFWTAILGAVIGVATFVCSVGNVPFGAVLFSNGLPFGSVLSYIYADLIVPPIMDAYREYYGTKFAAILSGLIFVSAVFTGVLMHFLFLSAGLIPDPSSVQLAEVSIEMNYKMVLNVLATVLFLFLYWLHRQDSVGEAGKHGEHVHTAD, encoded by the coding sequence ATGGAGCGGACGGAATACGCGATCCTCGCGGTCATCGCGCTAGCGACCGTCGGAATCGGCGTATTCACCACTTCTGAGCCACTCTCGACGTTCTTCGTCGAGAGCACCCAGGAATTCCTGACTACTACAGCGGCAATGGCGTGGATCACGTGGTGGGCGCTCGTCATCGGGTTTGCAATCGCTGGCGGCGTTGAGGCGTGGACCTCAAACGAGGAGGTGTCGGAGCTGCTGGAGGGACACGGCCCTCGCGAAATCGGCTATGGGTCACTGTTCGGGTTCGTTTCGTCGTCGTGTTCCTACAGTGCCATTGCCACGGCGAAGAACCTCTTCAAGAAGGGCGGCTCCGCGGCGGCGACACTCGGGGCGTTCATGTTCGCCTCGACCAACCTCGTCATCGAGATCGGCGCGGTCATCTGGATCCTGCTCGGCTGGCAGTTCCTCCTCGCGGACATCGTTGGCGGAATTACGCTCATCGGCCTGATGGCAGTGGGATTCGTTTACGTGGTTCCCGACGAGGTCGTCGAACAGGCTAGACAGAACGTCCGCGATGAGGGCACAGAGGACGTTCAGGATCCCGTTTGCGGGATGGAGGTCGACCCCGACGAGACCGATCACTCAATCGAACACGACGGGCGAACCTACTACTTCTGTTCACAGTCCTGTAAGGAGAGCTTCGACCCCGAAGCAGCCAACACAACCGTCCGTGAGAAGGCAACGTCGCTGTCGGGATGGAAAGCACTCGCGGATAAACAGTGGAAGGAGTGGGGAATGCTTTGGGACGAGATTGCTATCGGGTTCATCTTCGCTGGCCTCATCGCCGGGTTCATCCCCGACCAGGTCTGGACGTCAGTGTTCTCTGGCGCGACGTTCGGCTTGCCGGTGTACGTCTTCTGGACGGCGATCCTTGGGGCCGTTATCGGCGTCGCGACGTTCGTCTGCTCGGTCGGGAACGTGCCATTCGGCGCGGTCCTTTTCAGTAACGGCCTCCCCTTCGGGTCAGTCCTCTCGTACATTTACGCCGACCTCATCGTCCCACCAATCATGGATGCCTACCGGGAGTACTACGGGACGAAGTTCGCAGCGATCCTCTCGGGGCTAATCTTCGTGTCCGCTGTCTTCACCGGTGTCCTCATGCATTTCCTATTCCTCAGCGCGGGTCTGATCCCGGACCCTTCCAGCGTGCAGCTCGCCGAGGTATCGATCGAAATGAACTACAAGATGGTACTGAATGTCCTCGCCACCGTACTCTTCCTGTTCCTCTATTGGCTACACCGACAAGATTCAGTCGGTGAGGCGGGCAAACACGGCGAACACGTTCACACTGCTGACTGA
- a CDS encoding heavy-metal-associated domain-containing protein, which produces MSETISVEGMTCEHCERTVEEALEDVDGVSSAKADREAESATVEGDADTDALVSAVDKAGYDASA; this is translated from the coding sequence ATGAGCGAAACAATCTCCGTCGAGGGGATGACCTGCGAGCACTGCGAGCGGACCGTCGAAGAAGCGCTCGAAGATGTCGACGGCGTCTCGAGCGCGAAGGCCGATCGCGAGGCCGAATCGGCGACCGTGGAGGGCGACGCGGACACCGACGCTCTCGTCAGTGCAGTCGACAAGGCCGGCTACGACGCCTCAGCATAA
- a CDS encoding ABC transporter ATP-binding protein, which produces MTTDRTGGARATTAEDGSRDAVVRATGVEKTYDSRLPFARSVEVLDGATLHVEHGQVVGIMGENGSGKSTLMGILAGVLDHDAGEVERAGSVGWCPQEPRLYDRLTVDETFELFGTAYGMTDDEIVEAREWLTDVLDFDRFRDRQIRHLSGGNRQKVNLSVALMHEPDLLLLDEPYTGFDWETFLAFWDLTEELRARGVGVAIISHIINERDRFDVVYELHDGHLHRQEIGNDDSLDPEPTDDAVACERTASFVDGADAGGGQRATAGQEEGE; this is translated from the coding sequence ATGACCACGGACCGAACCGGCGGCGCGCGCGCCACCACGGCCGAAGACGGATCGCGAGACGCGGTCGTTCGAGCGACCGGCGTCGAGAAGACCTACGACTCGCGGCTGCCGTTCGCCCGGTCAGTCGAGGTGCTCGACGGGGCGACGCTCCATGTCGAGCATGGCCAGGTCGTCGGGATCATGGGTGAGAATGGGAGCGGCAAGTCGACGCTCATGGGGATCCTCGCCGGCGTCCTCGACCACGACGCCGGCGAGGTCGAACGAGCCGGCTCCGTCGGCTGGTGTCCGCAGGAACCGCGGCTGTACGACCGGCTGACCGTCGACGAGACCTTCGAGCTGTTCGGGACGGCCTACGGGATGACCGACGACGAGATCGTCGAGGCGCGCGAGTGGTTGACCGACGTGCTGGACTTCGACCGATTCCGCGACCGGCAGATTCGTCACCTCAGCGGCGGCAACCGACAGAAAGTTAACCTCTCGGTCGCGCTGATGCACGAGCCCGATCTCCTCCTGCTGGACGAACCGTACACCGGATTCGACTGGGAGACGTTCCTTGCGTTCTGGGACCTCACCGAGGAACTGCGGGCCCGTGGCGTCGGCGTCGCTATCATCTCCCACATCATCAACGAGCGCGATCGGTTCGACGTCGTTTACGAGCTCCACGATGGCCACCTCCACAGACAGGAGATCGGCAACGACGACAGCCTGGACCCGGAACCGACCGACGACGCAGTCGCCTGTGAGCGGACCGCCTCGTTCGTCGACGGAGCCGACGCTGGAGGTGGGCAGCGAGCGACCGCCGGGCAGGAGGAGGGCGAATGA
- a CDS encoding SHOCT domain-containing protein: MATDNTDRRVVWIALAVVAALVVIPSLGMGFGVMGFGPMMGGHGMWGETGMAPGWLLLVGLLMQLLFLAALISGVYLVYRVVVGRDGDGTDPALEELRLAYARGDLSEEEYERRRDRLESSADPPQSDDHH, translated from the coding sequence ATGGCTACCGACAACACCGACCGACGCGTCGTCTGGATAGCGCTCGCCGTCGTCGCCGCTCTCGTCGTGATTCCCTCTCTCGGGATGGGATTCGGGGTGATGGGCTTCGGCCCGATGATGGGCGGCCACGGGATGTGGGGGGAAACCGGAATGGCGCCGGGCTGGTTGCTCCTCGTCGGGCTCCTGATGCAGTTGCTCTTCCTCGCCGCGCTCATCAGTGGCGTCTACCTTGTCTACCGCGTGGTCGTCGGCCGCGACGGAGATGGGACCGACCCGGCGCTCGAAGAACTCCGCCTCGCCTACGCTCGCGGCGATTTGAGCGAGGAGGAGTACGAGCGGCGACGTGACCGCCTTGAATCCAGTGCAGACCCTCCTCAGAGCGATGATCATCACTGA
- a CDS encoding amidohydrolase family protein, translating to MAVETVIHDALVLTVDDRNRLYERGTVLVDGGQITEVRKSRDGDADITAQHVVDGDGKLVMPGLINAHTHLELTPLIGAFSDLGLLEMMGSMTALYGRLGEGEFDYLAETGYELAALNFLIGGVTTVNSMDVRPEAGAETFGEAGLRGFFGQAITDLFWDVPVDEQFARARAFIDEYHDAYDGRIRATVCPHDDWSCTRKLWEQTADLAAEYPDLLVHTHLLELEESNTMARSNGAEDSLALLDDVGLLDDRLVAAHFRVADDEDIARTAEAEASVAHCPSVFAYWNPDAEMQWTPVPELRAAGVDVGLGIDDHYWHDSYSMFGEARQARLAANVKRTTGQYSSMELVRMLTIEGARTLGIGDEIGSIEPDKRADLLVLDVDKPKFTPLTNVPAHVVNNAAPADVETVLVDGDVVMRGGEPITMDVDAVQERAERAVERFADETGWELHLGGAEPPDTVETLRDLPKRGPSRLVSRLAVQSARDKFPF from the coding sequence ATGGCCGTTGAGACTGTGATCCACGACGCGCTCGTGCTCACGGTTGACGACCGCAACCGACTGTACGAGCGCGGAACGGTCCTCGTCGACGGCGGTCAGATCACCGAAGTTCGAAAATCACGAGATGGCGACGCGGACATCACAGCCCAACACGTCGTCGACGGCGACGGGAAACTGGTGATGCCGGGACTGATCAACGCCCACACGCATCTCGAACTGACGCCGCTGATCGGCGCGTTCAGCGACCTCGGCCTGCTGGAGATGATGGGGAGCATGACGGCCCTCTACGGACGCCTCGGCGAGGGTGAGTTCGACTACCTCGCGGAAACGGGGTACGAACTCGCCGCTCTGAACTTCCTCATCGGTGGCGTGACGACGGTCAACTCCATGGACGTACGGCCCGAGGCGGGCGCGGAGACGTTCGGCGAGGCCGGCCTCCGCGGGTTCTTCGGCCAGGCGATCACGGACCTCTTCTGGGACGTTCCCGTCGACGAGCAGTTCGCCCGTGCCCGCGCATTTATCGACGAGTATCACGACGCGTACGACGGACGCATCCGGGCGACGGTCTGTCCTCACGACGACTGGTCGTGTACCCGCAAACTGTGGGAGCAAACCGCGGATCTCGCGGCCGAGTACCCCGACCTGCTCGTCCACACGCACCTGCTCGAACTAGAGGAGAGCAACACGATGGCCAGATCAAACGGCGCCGAGGATTCGCTGGCACTCCTCGACGATGTTGGTCTCCTTGACGACCGTCTGGTCGCCGCTCACTTCCGCGTCGCCGATGACGAAGACATCGCACGCACCGCCGAGGCGGAGGCGTCCGTCGCACACTGCCCGTCGGTGTTCGCCTATTGGAACCCTGACGCCGAGATGCAATGGACACCCGTTCCCGAACTTCGGGCCGCGGGCGTCGACGTCGGGCTAGGCATCGACGACCACTACTGGCACGACTCCTACAGCATGTTCGGTGAAGCGCGGCAGGCCCGCCTCGCGGCCAACGTCAAGCGGACGACTGGCCAGTACTCGTCGATGGAACTGGTCCGAATGCTCACGATCGAGGGTGCCCGCACCCTCGGCATCGGCGACGAAATCGGAAGTATCGAACCGGACAAGCGAGCGGACCTCCTCGTCCTCGATGTCGATAAGCCGAAGTTCACCCCATTGACGAACGTGCCCGCTCACGTAGTGAACAACGCCGCACCGGCCGACGTGGAGACGGTTCTCGTCGACGGCGACGTCGTGATGCGGGGTGGGGAACCGATCACGATGGACGTCGACGCAGTCCAGGAGCGAGCGGAACGAGCGGTCGAGCGCTTCGCCGACGAGACTGGCTGGGAGCTCCACCTCGGTGGTGCCGAGCCCCCAGACACGGTCGAAACGCTCCGTGACCTCCCGAAACGCGGGCCTTCGCGGCTGGTGTCTCGGCTCGCCGTCCAGTCGGCTCGCGACAAATTCCCCTTCTAA